In Acidimicrobiia bacterium, one genomic interval encodes:
- a CDS encoding UDP-N-acetylglucosamine--N-acetylmuramyl-(pentapeptide) pyrophosphoryl-undecaprenol N-acetylglucosamine transferase: MVTTSELRPSKPTAAIWCLVAGGGTAGHIIPGLAVAQALVEMGHTPESIHFLGASRGAEGDMVPAAGFEVTLLPGRGLNGRKLNFANLKAAWGIVRAVISGIRFVGRIRPKVILALGGFAAVPGVVGGIVWRVPIIVTEQNAKASLANRLAGRFAKRCALPFEGTDLPNGVVTGNPIRHEIVKAAEVADDPTQRRSLRSEFGVGDDDILVAVQSGSLGARSVNRAVIELAERWRSRSDVVIYHVIGRRDWQSEHARVPQLDDTGLRYRQVEFEEQTPKLMAAADVFVGRAGASTVAELAVVGLPSVLVPLPIAPRDAQRANAMVLEAEAAAVILDDHNVSGESLESALNHFLLDENHQKAARVGARRVGHGDAAAQVARLVEEYARD; this comes from the coding sequence ATGGTGACTACCTCAGAACTCAGGCCTTCCAAGCCAACGGCCGCAATTTGGTGCTTGGTCGCTGGTGGCGGTACCGCAGGCCACATTATTCCGGGTCTGGCAGTGGCCCAAGCGCTAGTAGAGATGGGGCACACCCCAGAGAGCATTCACTTTCTAGGCGCTAGCCGAGGTGCCGAGGGCGACATGGTTCCCGCCGCGGGTTTCGAGGTCACCTTGTTACCGGGGCGCGGGCTGAACGGCCGTAAATTGAATTTCGCCAACTTAAAAGCCGCCTGGGGCATTGTGCGAGCGGTTATTAGCGGCATTCGTTTCGTCGGCCGGATACGACCCAAAGTGATTTTGGCACTTGGTGGCTTTGCCGCGGTACCTGGTGTGGTAGGCGGAATCGTTTGGCGAGTGCCAATTATCGTCACCGAACAAAATGCGAAAGCTTCGCTGGCCAATCGACTGGCCGGTCGCTTCGCTAAACGCTGTGCACTGCCTTTTGAAGGCACCGATTTACCCAACGGCGTGGTCACAGGTAACCCCATCCGCCACGAGATTGTGAAAGCAGCCGAAGTTGCCGATGATCCAACACAACGCCGCAGCCTGCGTAGCGAATTTGGCGTTGGTGATGATGACATTTTGGTGGCTGTACAAAGTGGCTCTTTAGGAGCACGGTCCGTTAATCGAGCGGTGATCGAACTGGCCGAGCGTTGGAGAAGCCGGAGCGACGTCGTTATCTACCACGTCATTGGCAGGCGGGACTGGCAAAGTGAACACGCCCGTGTTCCTCAATTGGACGACACAGGCTTGCGTTACCGCCAGGTGGAATTCGAAGAACAGACCCCCAAACTAATGGCGGCCGCTGATGTTTTCGTGGGCCGGGCCGGGGCTTCTACCGTGGCCGAGCTGGCGGTGGTGGGTTTGCCTTCGGTGTTGGTTCCGCTTCCTATTGCACCCCGCGATGCTCAACGCGCTAATGCCATGGTTCTAGAAGCTGAAGCGGCAGCGGTAATTTTAGATGACCACAATGTTTCTGGTGAAAGCCTCGAGTCTGCTTTGAACCATTTCCTACTTGATGAGAATCACCAGAAGGCTGCCCGCGTAGGCGCACGACGAGTTGGGCACGGTGATGCCGCAGCGCAGGTGGCACGGTTGGTGGAAGAGTATGCCCGTGACTAG
- the ftsW gene encoding putative lipid II flippase FtsW, giving the protein MTAIVESSPSASVWASLGLSRPTGRRTGLFLGLLSVVTLLCVIGLVMVVSASSVVGLYQFGSTWYFAKRQLIWLAISFAVMFITMRIDYRFWRKLATPILLGSIGALILVLVPGIGVNVYGSTRWIGAGPIQIQPSEFAKFGLILFCADLLSRRVHKLGNWRLTLRPVLLMTGAVAFLLMLQPNLGTTLVTGAIVAAILFVSGMPLLPLGVTAMTAGGLATVLAFAAPYRRARIVGSLRPWDDPLGDGYQTIQSMVSIALGGLSGVGLGASRAKWGFLPFAHTDFVFAIIAEETGIYGAALVILLFVLLCVVGILIALRAQDRFGTLVATGITTWLAVQAFVNVGAAIAILPVTGVPLPFVSFGGSSMVSTMAATGVLLNIARQARPVGRQMAAEVPTSA; this is encoded by the coding sequence ATGACCGCCATAGTTGAGTCATCGCCTAGCGCCAGCGTTTGGGCCAGCCTTGGCCTTAGTCGCCCTACCGGTCGGCGAACCGGTTTATTCCTCGGCCTCTTAAGCGTGGTCACACTGTTGTGTGTGATTGGTTTGGTGATGGTGGTCTCGGCCTCGAGCGTGGTGGGGCTTTATCAGTTCGGTTCTACCTGGTATTTCGCCAAACGACAGCTCATCTGGCTGGCCATAAGTTTCGCCGTGATGTTCATCACGATGCGGATTGACTATAGGTTTTGGCGCAAGTTAGCTACTCCCATATTGCTGGGCTCGATTGGGGCTTTGATATTGGTTCTGGTCCCTGGCATCGGGGTCAATGTGTATGGGTCAACCCGTTGGATCGGCGCAGGTCCCATCCAGATCCAGCCAAGCGAGTTCGCCAAGTTCGGATTAATTCTCTTTTGCGCCGACTTGTTGTCACGTCGGGTGCACAAGCTGGGGAACTGGAGGCTTACCCTTCGACCTGTGCTGCTGATGACTGGCGCCGTGGCGTTCTTGTTGATGCTCCAACCCAACCTGGGCACCACATTAGTAACCGGTGCCATCGTGGCCGCCATCTTGTTTGTGTCGGGCATGCCGCTTTTACCATTAGGGGTTACCGCCATGACTGCTGGCGGTTTGGCCACCGTTTTGGCTTTTGCCGCGCCGTATCGGCGGGCGCGAATTGTGGGTTCGTTACGTCCTTGGGATGACCCGCTGGGTGATGGTTATCAAACTATTCAGTCAATGGTGAGCATTGCCTTGGGCGGCTTAAGTGGGGTAGGTCTAGGGGCCAGCCGTGCCAAATGGGGTTTCTTACCTTTTGCTCATACCGACTTCGTCTTTGCCATTATCGCCGAAGAGACTGGCATATACGGTGCCGCTCTTGTGATCCTTTTGTTTGTTTTGCTCTGCGTGGTTGGCATTTTGATTGCGCTTCGTGCACAGGATCGCTTTGGTACCCTGGTAGCGACCGGAATTACCACCTGGTTGGCCGTCCAAGCATTTGTCAATGTTGGTGCTGCCATCGCAATCTTGCCCGTCACCGGAGTCCCTTTGCCTTTTGTTTCTTTCGGCGGGTCCTCAATGGTCTCAACCATGGCCGCCACTGGAGTTTTGCTAAACATCGCTCGCCAGGCCCGTCCGGTTGGTCGTCAAATGGCGGCTGAAGTACCTACCTCGGCCTAA
- the murD gene encoding UDP-N-acetylmuramoyl-L-alanine--D-glutamate ligase produces MNSTEITTTEITTAEMKPGNATIANLIIGLGVTGRAVAHALLVRGFEVTAIDDFPTDAARNFAIAGGFQLLETPTPQEVADLVARSERILPSPGIPDAHPAMVAAQRHGIPIRSEFDLAQQWDTRPVAAITGTNGKTTVTTLVTEMLNASGIEAAAVGNTDVPYIAAIDDPNLKVFVVEASSFRLGHSAHFVPKVATWLNFAPDHLDVHDSLAAYEESKAQIFRWQAPSDIAIYNAADPTVRKHLGAAQAVSFDLEQGDFHQEGDYLVDASGHAIVAISELPRRLPHDLANALAAAATAQAMGASAPAIAATLRNFHGLDHRMQFVAELNHIRFYNDSKATVPEAVQTATDGLGTIVLIAGGRNKGLSYKPIVTHANHLRAAVAIGDAAAEVTELMVEHQIPVVNATTMEEAVNKAFAAAEPGDAVLLSPGGTSHDWYRNYEERGHDFIACVNALIHRQTTRVGGKTKQERHVNSNEDRS; encoded by the coding sequence ATGAACTCCACCGAAATTACGACCACCGAAATTACGACCGCTGAAATGAAGCCCGGCAATGCCACCATCGCGAATCTGATCATCGGGCTTGGGGTGACGGGGCGTGCCGTGGCCCATGCATTGCTAGTGCGTGGGTTTGAAGTGACTGCTATCGATGATTTTCCTACCGACGCGGCCCGCAACTTTGCGATCGCTGGTGGTTTTCAGCTCTTGGAAACGCCAACGCCACAAGAGGTAGCCGATTTGGTGGCCCGGAGTGAGCGAATTTTGCCGAGTCCCGGTATCCCCGATGCTCATCCGGCCATGGTGGCTGCACAGCGTCACGGGATACCGATTCGATCTGAATTCGACTTGGCACAGCAATGGGACACGAGACCGGTGGCCGCTATTACCGGTACCAACGGCAAGACTACCGTCACCACTTTAGTGACCGAGATGCTAAACGCGAGCGGAATCGAAGCCGCTGCGGTGGGCAATACTGATGTGCCTTATATCGCGGCTATTGATGACCCAAACTTGAAGGTCTTTGTGGTTGAGGCGTCGTCATTTCGACTTGGACATAGCGCTCATTTTGTCCCGAAGGTGGCTACTTGGCTGAACTTTGCTCCCGACCATTTAGACGTGCACGACTCGCTGGCGGCTTATGAAGAGTCAAAAGCCCAAATCTTTCGTTGGCAAGCGCCTAGCGACATCGCGATTTACAATGCTGCCGACCCTACGGTAAGAAAGCATTTGGGTGCTGCCCAAGCGGTTTCGTTCGATCTGGAACAGGGTGATTTTCACCAAGAAGGCGACTACTTGGTTGATGCGAGCGGCCATGCAATTGTGGCGATTTCAGAACTGCCCCGGCGTTTACCACATGATCTTGCCAATGCTTTGGCGGCGGCCGCCACGGCCCAGGCCATGGGTGCTTCGGCACCGGCAATTGCAGCCACCCTTCGTAACTTTCATGGTCTAGACCACCGGATGCAATTCGTTGCTGAACTGAATCACATCAGGTTCTACAACGACTCGAAAGCTACGGTGCCAGAAGCTGTGCAAACCGCTACTGATGGGCTGGGTACTATCGTGCTGATCGCCGGTGGCAGGAACAAAGGTCTTAGCTATAAGCCAATTGTTACCCATGCCAACCATCTTCGTGCAGCAGTTGCCATTGGTGATGCCGCAGCCGAAGTAACCGAACTGATGGTCGAGCATCAAATTCCGGTGGTCAACGCCACCACTATGGAAGAGGCGGTTAATAAGGCTTTTGCGGCGGCCGAACCCGGTGACGCTGTTTTATTGTCGCCCGGCGGTACCTCACACGATTGGTATCGCAACTACGAAGAGCGAGGCCATGATTTCATCGCCTGTGTGAATGCTCTCATTCATCGACAAACCACCCGAGTTGGTGGAAAAACCAAGCAAGAACGCCACGTCAACAGCAATGAGGATCGGTCATGA
- the mraY gene encoding phospho-N-acetylmuramoyl-pentapeptide-transferase: MVRLLLAAGIAMAVSLAASHFLVRWFKAKHIGQPIHEDVPDGHIIKAGTPTMGGIGIVLSLLVAYFFTNMVRGTYTRTGLIIVFTIAGAGFVGFLDDWIKVRSERNLGLSKRAKSVGLLVVAVSFIVLMLAFTNVSTTLSFTRAGQFGIDLGSAGWAVWALLLIVGSTNAVNLTDGLDGLAAGSAILGFFTFLVIGFWGFRNTDFYGYSHALDLAVIAAAMVGACTGFLWWNAAPARIIMGDTGSLAIGAAFATLALANNTQLLLPIIGGLYVMETVSVILQVGSFRLTGKRIFRMSPIHHHFELLGWPESTIFVRFWILAGLSSALALGCYYADFLSSTGLGELVVGS; the protein is encoded by the coding sequence ATGGTTAGGTTGTTGCTAGCGGCCGGAATTGCCATGGCAGTTTCACTAGCGGCCAGCCATTTTTTGGTGCGTTGGTTCAAAGCCAAGCACATTGGTCAACCTATCCACGAAGATGTTCCCGACGGGCACATCATTAAAGCTGGCACCCCGACCATGGGTGGCATTGGCATTGTATTAAGCCTGTTGGTGGCCTATTTCTTCACGAACATGGTTCGTGGAACCTACACGCGCACCGGTTTAATCATTGTTTTCACCATTGCTGGTGCCGGATTTGTAGGCTTTTTAGACGACTGGATCAAAGTTCGCAGCGAACGCAATCTAGGTTTGAGCAAGCGGGCCAAGTCGGTTGGTCTTTTGGTCGTTGCGGTTTCCTTCATCGTCTTGATGCTGGCTTTCACTAACGTATCTACCACTTTGTCATTCACCCGCGCCGGTCAATTCGGAATCGATTTGGGTAGCGCTGGTTGGGCGGTGTGGGCGTTGTTGCTCATTGTGGGTAGCACCAATGCCGTGAATCTTACCGACGGGCTTGACGGGCTGGCCGCTGGTTCCGCCATTTTGGGTTTCTTTACCTTTTTAGTAATTGGTTTTTGGGGCTTCAGAAACACCGACTTTTATGGCTATAGCCATGCCCTTGACTTGGCGGTAATCGCGGCGGCCATGGTGGGCGCCTGTACCGGATTCTTGTGGTGGAATGCTGCTCCAGCTCGAATAATTATGGGTGACACTGGTTCACTGGCCATTGGGGCTGCTTTTGCCACTTTGGCGTTGGCTAACAACACTCAACTACTGCTCCCCATAATCGGTGGCCTCTATGTAATGGAGACCGTGTCGGTCATTTTGCAGGTTGGTTCATTCCGTCTCACTGGCAAACGAATCTTTCGAATGTCGCCGATTCACCATCATTTCGAGCTGCTTGGTTGGCCCGAGAGCACCATTTTTGTGCGGTTCTGGATTCTGGCTGGCTTATCATCGGCGTTAGCGCTTGGGTGTTACTACGCCGATTTTCTATCTAGCACCGGGCTTGGTGAATTGGTGGTTGGTTCCTAA
- a CDS encoding UDP-N-acetylmuramoyl-L-alanyl-D-glutamate--2,6-diaminopimelate ligase, with amino-acid sequence MKLRQVLPLVVTMVESQPYQAPLSELVDAVAALDGGILTTGVDQEAAQLVVGGISYDSRSTGPGDLFICVVGGGHDGHDFAEAAIANGAVALVAERQLPLPIPQVVVTDARRAMAAVSNIFYRVPSRRLSVIGVTGTNGKTTLTHMLAAIFRAAGKKVEVLGTLSGPRTTPEAPELQQRLASFADAGVEVAAIEVSSHALAQHRVDGTYFDVAVFTNLGRDHLDYHENMNDYFKAKARLFEPDMAAAAVVNLDDPYGRLLRDAALIPTHTYSMADIGEVELAPSSSSFKWHDEKVLVPLGGRFNVSNALGAATAAKLMGVENAAVVAGLANLAAIPGRFETVPLSAPFSVIVDFAHTPDSLAGVLEATRELALGHQLHVVFGCGGDRDKSKRAPMGRIASELADNVIVTSDNPRSENPAEIMASIVEGTVNQDSVTAEVDRRRAIALALKRAAPGDVILIAGKGHESTQEINGEFFPFRDSAVVEEEYLRLGKAN; translated from the coding sequence ATGAAGCTGCGGCAGGTTCTACCCTTGGTCGTGACAATGGTTGAGAGCCAGCCTTATCAGGCGCCCTTAAGTGAGTTGGTCGACGCCGTGGCTGCCTTAGATGGCGGAATTTTAACTACTGGCGTTGACCAAGAGGCAGCTCAGCTGGTCGTTGGTGGGATCAGCTACGACTCGCGGAGTACTGGCCCTGGTGACCTGTTCATCTGTGTGGTGGGCGGCGGCCATGACGGGCACGATTTCGCAGAAGCGGCCATAGCAAATGGTGCCGTGGCGCTCGTAGCTGAGCGCCAATTGCCCCTTCCCATTCCGCAAGTTGTGGTAACCGATGCTCGCCGGGCTATGGCAGCGGTGTCCAATATTTTTTATCGGGTGCCCAGCCGTCGCTTGTCGGTGATTGGAGTTACCGGGACCAATGGTAAGACCACGCTGACTCACATGTTGGCCGCTATTTTTCGGGCCGCGGGGAAAAAGGTTGAGGTTTTAGGAACACTATCTGGTCCCCGCACCACTCCGGAAGCCCCAGAGTTGCAGCAACGTTTGGCTAGTTTTGCCGATGCTGGGGTAGAGGTGGCAGCCATTGAGGTTTCATCACATGCTTTGGCGCAACATCGGGTAGATGGCACGTACTTCGATGTGGCGGTCTTTACCAACCTTGGACGCGATCACCTCGACTATCACGAGAATATGAACGACTACTTCAAGGCCAAAGCGCGTCTCTTTGAGCCCGATATGGCTGCGGCGGCGGTGGTTAATCTTGATGATCCATATGGTCGGTTGTTGCGTGACGCTGCGCTAATCCCGACCCACACCTATTCGATGGCCGATATTGGCGAGGTAGAGCTCGCCCCGTCGTCATCATCGTTCAAGTGGCACGATGAGAAGGTATTGGTGCCATTGGGCGGTCGGTTTAACGTGTCAAACGCCCTGGGCGCGGCCACAGCAGCGAAATTAATGGGAGTTGAGAACGCGGCGGTGGTGGCAGGGTTGGCTAATTTGGCTGCGATTCCAGGCCGTTTCGAAACGGTTCCGTTATCAGCGCCGTTTTCGGTCATAGTAGATTTCGCGCACACTCCCGATAGTCTTGCCGGAGTTTTAGAAGCAACCCGAGAGTTGGCCCTCGGACATCAACTGCACGTGGTGTTTGGCTGTGGTGGCGATCGCGATAAAAGTAAGCGGGCCCCGATGGGTCGCATTGCCAGTGAATTGGCCGACAACGTCATCGTGACTAGTGACAATCCTCGTTCCGAGAATCCAGCTGAGATTATGGCCAGTATTGTGGAAGGCACCGTTAATCAAGATTCAGTTACCGCCGAGGTTGATCGCCGCCGCGCTATTGCGTTGGCCTTGAAACGAGCGGCACCCGGTGATGTTATTTTGATCGCCGGTAAGGGCCACGAATCAACTCAGGAAATCAACGGCGAATTTTTCCCATTTCGGGATAGCGCTGTGGTGGAAGAGGAATATCTTCGGCTCGGGAAGGCTAATTGA
- a CDS encoding penicillin-binding protein 2, which produces MSLRGWGDIDTADARNVNSNADRLLRSRPPSRRLGVLLLTLALLFAGIMGRLIDLQVIDSAGLVAYGESQRMRSQTLPASRGSILDRSGAELALSIPAYSVIADPRTVDPSVNPAAKLASVLELETDVVQAKLDRDSAFEYLSRQVNLDIATQVRSLKLDGIYVQPEPKRIYPAQAMARSIVGQADIDGLGISGLEAQFDDVLTGDPGELFFERSLAGVAIPVGEHESKPARAGDSVRLSLDRGMQFMAEEILQERIEETEAQGGTLIVMVPGTGEILAMANMSRNKETSLVEPSSYNRALIDTFAPGSVMKLVTLSASLEEGLSTPDRLIEVPYGIEVGGHLYQDSTLHGTETWPVSKVLVESSNVGAIRLGMELGRSQVAQYVDRFGFGKSSGLNFPGESSGVVRPVESWHGSDIAGVIIGTGVGTTALQVLSAYNVIANKGVYVAPRLVDARIDADGQSIPLTTPEPYRVISEATSSQMAQMLGQVVTEGTGTLAAVPGYNVAGKTGTAWKMQSNGTFEKPGGGRDYMATFVGFAPLEDPRVSVIVVLDGPRNVHSGGSAAAPAFSRITEHALTQLDIAPSEIAGSNDANTVTVGAASSSRLRARAATANATNTSSVSSGGDRNEAAAGSTLGRDNG; this is translated from the coding sequence ATGAGCTTGCGAGGTTGGGGGGACATCGACACAGCCGATGCCCGAAACGTAAACTCAAACGCTGATCGACTGCTTCGCTCCCGGCCTCCATCGCGCCGCCTCGGCGTGTTGCTGCTGACTTTAGCTTTGTTGTTCGCTGGAATTATGGGTCGACTGATTGACCTTCAAGTGATCGATTCGGCGGGTTTAGTGGCGTATGGAGAATCGCAGCGCATGCGCTCGCAAACCTTGCCAGCCAGCCGCGGTTCCATTCTTGACCGCAGCGGTGCCGAGTTGGCTTTGTCGATCCCGGCCTACAGTGTGATTGCTGATCCGCGAACGGTTGACCCCAGTGTCAATCCGGCTGCCAAGCTGGCCTCGGTTTTAGAGCTTGAAACCGATGTGGTGCAGGCAAAACTCGATCGAGATTCAGCATTTGAATATCTGAGTCGCCAGGTCAACCTAGATATCGCCACCCAGGTTCGTTCGTTGAAGCTTGACGGCATTTACGTACAGCCAGAACCAAAACGTATCTATCCGGCGCAAGCCATGGCTCGTTCTATCGTGGGCCAAGCCGACATTGACGGTCTTGGAATTTCCGGCTTAGAAGCACAATTTGATGATGTATTAACTGGCGATCCTGGCGAGCTGTTTTTCGAGCGGAGCTTGGCTGGCGTCGCTATTCCGGTTGGGGAACATGAAAGTAAACCGGCGCGAGCTGGGGATAGTGTTCGTTTGAGTCTTGACCGAGGCATGCAGTTTATGGCCGAAGAGATTCTGCAGGAACGAATCGAGGAAACCGAGGCCCAGGGCGGGACACTAATTGTTATGGTGCCCGGTACCGGTGAGATTTTGGCCATGGCCAATATGTCGCGCAACAAGGAAACGTCTCTGGTCGAGCCTTCTAGCTACAACCGGGCGTTGATCGATACCTTTGCGCCGGGTTCTGTTATGAAGCTGGTTACCTTGTCGGCTTCATTGGAAGAAGGGCTGAGTACACCTGATCGGCTTATTGAAGTGCCGTACGGAATTGAGGTGGGCGGCCATCTCTATCAAGACAGCACTTTGCATGGAACCGAAACCTGGCCGGTGTCTAAAGTCCTGGTTGAGTCTTCCAACGTGGGTGCCATTCGGTTGGGAATGGAGCTTGGACGTTCTCAAGTGGCGCAATATGTAGACAGGTTTGGCTTTGGCAAGTCCAGCGGTTTGAACTTTCCCGGTGAATCGTCGGGCGTGGTACGCCCGGTCGAATCGTGGCACGGGTCGGATATCGCTGGTGTGATCATAGGTACCGGTGTGGGAACCACGGCGCTACAGGTGCTCTCGGCGTACAACGTTATTGCGAATAAAGGTGTCTATGTGGCACCGCGACTAGTCGACGCTCGTATCGATGCCGATGGTCAAAGTATTCCCTTAACTACACCCGAGCCGTATCGGGTTATCTCGGAAGCAACCAGCAGCCAAATGGCCCAAATGTTAGGCCAGGTCGTGACCGAGGGGACCGGAACCTTGGCGGCCGTTCCTGGCTACAACGTGGCCGGCAAGACTGGCACCGCTTGGAAAATGCAATCCAATGGCACCTTTGAAAAGCCTGGTGGTGGGCGAGACTACATGGCCACCTTTGTGGGTTTTGCCCCGCTGGAAGACCCGAGGGTTTCAGTGATTGTGGTGCTGGATGGGCCACGCAACGTGCATTCCGGTGGTTCAGCCGCGGCGCCAGCATTTTCACGAATCACCGAACATGCTTTAACCCAACTAGACATTGCGCCATCGGAAATTGCAGGTAGTAACGATGCCAACACCGTGACAGTTGGTGCGGCATCGTCATCCAGATTGCGAGCCCGGGCTGCTACTGCCAACGCAACTAACACCTCAAGTGTCTCCAGCGGTGGTGACCGCAATGAAGCTGCGGCAGGTTCTACCCTTGGTCGTGACAATGGTTGA
- the rsmH gene encoding 16S rRNA (cytosine(1402)-N(4))-methyltransferase RsmH, whose amino-acid sequence MPDSVPPALTNSEDTAAASHERRAAMESSAFNHQPVMLDEVVELFASVPSGVVIDATLGGGGHAQALLEAHPNLRLLGIDQDEVALAAAGERLGKFGDRVQTVHGRFDQLEELFHRLEPWHNQVDAVGVLFDLGVSSPQLDVAERGFSYRSEGPLDMRMNPSQSLNAEVVVNTYSLGELTSVLARFGEDRHARRVAQAIVAARPITSTTELAEIIKYAIPAPARRRGGHPATRTFQAIRIEVNAELDILASSLRQAIEVLRSGGRCAVLSYHSGEDRIVKREFLNAESGGCQCPPGLPCVCGAEPEVRILRRGGWTPSAVELERNHRAASARLRAVEKLERGHA is encoded by the coding sequence TTGCCTGATTCGGTACCACCAGCCCTAACCAACTCCGAAGACACTGCTGCGGCCTCGCATGAACGTCGAGCGGCCATGGAAAGCTCAGCTTTCAATCATCAACCGGTCATGTTGGACGAAGTGGTTGAACTATTCGCTTCCGTGCCAAGCGGTGTGGTCATTGATGCCACCTTAGGTGGTGGTGGTCATGCTCAAGCCTTACTTGAAGCTCACCCCAACCTGCGTCTCTTAGGTATTGACCAAGATGAGGTGGCCTTAGCAGCGGCGGGTGAACGTCTCGGCAAATTCGGTGATCGCGTTCAAACGGTACACGGTCGTTTCGATCAGCTTGAAGAACTGTTTCACCGCCTCGAACCCTGGCACAACCAGGTGGATGCCGTTGGTGTCCTTTTCGATCTTGGTGTCAGTTCACCACAGCTGGATGTCGCCGAGCGGGGTTTTAGCTACCGCAGTGAAGGCCCCCTCGATATGAGGATGAACCCTTCTCAAAGTCTGAACGCTGAGGTAGTGGTAAACACTTATTCCTTGGGCGAGCTGACCAGCGTTTTGGCTCGTTTTGGCGAAGATCGCCATGCTCGTCGTGTAGCGCAAGCCATTGTGGCCGCCCGGCCAATTACCAGCACCACCGAGCTAGCTGAAATCATCAAGTACGCTATTCCCGCTCCGGCACGGCGACGTGGTGGTCATCCCGCAACTCGCACCTTCCAAGCTATTCGCATTGAAGTCAACGCTGAATTGGATATTTTGGCCAGCTCGCTTCGACAGGCGATTGAGGTGTTGCGAAGCGGTGGTCGTTGCGCGGTGCTGTCGTATCACTCCGGTGAAGACCGCATCGTCAAACGTGAATTTTTAAATGCTGAGTCGGGTGGGTGCCAATGCCCGCCTGGTTTGCCTTGTGTATGTGGTGCCGAACCGGAAGTCCGTATTTTGCGCCGGGGTGGTTGGACTCCGTCGGCCGTAGAACTTGAACGCAATCATCGTGCAGCTAGTGCGCGTTTGCGTGCAGTAGAAAAACTTGAAAGGGGCCACGCGTGA
- a CDS encoding cell division/cell wall cluster transcriptional repressor MraZ, with translation MFVGTFEHSLDDKGRAVLPSAFRGYLVEGGVAANLGDCIGVWTPDEFKNIANEWNSRVKQGQATLKFFRVFMASAAEVRPDSQGRISLPQHLRDQAGLGKDLVINGRFDRIEIWGADNWQNLTEDSETSLAEAVSELGI, from the coding sequence GTGTTCGTTGGGACGTTCGAGCATTCGCTCGACGACAAAGGAAGAGCAGTTCTTCCCTCAGCGTTTCGCGGCTACCTCGTCGAAGGGGGAGTAGCAGCCAACCTTGGCGACTGCATTGGCGTGTGGACACCCGATGAGTTCAAGAACATTGCCAACGAATGGAACTCAAGGGTGAAACAAGGTCAGGCCACCCTCAAGTTTTTCCGGGTGTTTATGGCTTCAGCCGCCGAAGTCCGACCCGATAGCCAAGGTCGAATCTCATTGCCCCAACACCTGCGTGATCAGGCGGGACTTGGGAAAGACCTAGTGATTAACGGCCGCTTCGATCGAATTGAAATCTGGGGTGCCGACAACTGGCAGAACCTCACCGAAGATTCGGAAACAAGCCTGGCAGAAGCGGTTTCAGAATTAGGAATTTAA